In the Labeo rohita strain BAU-BD-2019 unplaced genomic scaffold, IGBB_LRoh.1.0 scaffold_623, whole genome shotgun sequence genome, TCGGCGGTGTTGTTTCTGTGATAAAAATCTTTCGGCCGAAAACCGAAAATGCACTTTTGGGCCATTTTCGGCCGAAAATTTTCGGTGGCCGAAtattcggtgcatccctacaataaactattttgaatttaatgactaagtttatttgtattatactcttgtttagctttatttgtccagttcaaaatatgtataaatatttgtatttaccaACTTCTGTTCTACTACTGTGATTAAatccctttctctctctttcatgtACTGATTTAGAGACTGTTAGGTTGGTTGGTGGTAACAGTCCCTGCAGTGGTAGAGTGGAGGTTCTTCATagaggtcagtggggaacagtgtgtgataATGGCTGGGATATGActgatgctgcagtggtgtgtagagaactggACTGTGGGGAGGCTGTAGAGGCTCTGGGTGATGATGAGGCTCACTTTGGACCAGGATCAGGACCAATCTGGATGGATAAAGTAGCCTGTAGTGAATCAGAGTCAACACTAAAGGGCTGCAGATCAAAAGGATGGGGTGAACATAACTGTGGTCATggtgaagatgctggagtcAGGTGCTCAGGTGAGCCTGTTCAATCTGCTTAACTGTTTtgttacaaaaatgaaataagatgAAATAATTAGCACATCACATATTTTTGTTATGctagcttctttttttttatttgtgaggTAGACATGTCATATTTCCAGACTCGTTTCTGTGCACTGAAAAATTAGAGATACATCATGAACAGACGTGGGTTTAGTaacttaaaaagtaaatgttgtATGAAATATACTTTTTGGCATACCACTCTGAATAAccactttttgtgtgtgtttttatgtaatatatagaTCATAAACAGTCTAGGCTTGTTGATGGGTCTCACCTGTGCTCTGGGAGATTAGAGTTGTTTCATGGGAACACATGGCACACAGTGTGTGacgctgcctttgaccagcaggatgcagaggttgtgtgtagagagctggactgtggggctcctgtacaggtgctgggagcagctgcttttgggAAAGGAGATGctcagatgtggacacaagagattcaNNNNNNNNNNNNNNNNNNNNNNNNNNNNNNNNNNNNNNNNNNNNNNNNNNNNNNNNNNNNNNNNNNNNNNNNNNNNNNNNNNNNNNNNNNNNNNNNNNNNNNNNNNNNNNNNNNNNNNNNNNNNNNNNNNNNNNNNNNNNNNNNNNNNNNNNNNNNNNNNNNNNNNNNNNNNNNNNNNNNNNNNNNNNNNNNNNNNNNNNNNNNNNNNNNNNNNNNNNNNNNNNNNNNNNNNNNNNNNNNNNNNNNNNNNNNNNNNNNNNNNNNNNNNNNNNNNNNNNNNNNNNNNNNNNNNNNNNNNNNNNNNNNNNNNNNNNNNNNNNNNNNNNNNNNNNNNNNNNNNNNNNNNNNNNNNNNNNNNNNNNNNNNNNNNNNNNNNNNNNNNNNNNNNNNNNNNNNNNNNNNNNNNNNNNNNNNNNNNNNNNNNNNNNNNNNNNNNNNNNNNNNNNNNNNNNNNNNNNNNNNNNNNNNNNNNNNNNNNNNNNNNNNNNNNNNNNNNNNNNTTCTCCCGGTCGAGTCTACTTGTTGTATAGGTGTGCTTCCTATACAGGTGCATCATGAATTAACAATTATTACTGAACAGCTGCAACTTGCATAACATTTTCAGTTCTCTAGAgattttttgctgttgttgatCTAACTGATTAACAATTATAAGAACAAGCTAATAACAAGGTGCATCATGAATGAACAATTATTACTGAACAGCTGCAACTTGCAACTTAATTCCCATATGATGCGTTTACTGCTAGACAGCTCTCTCCAGACTGATGTGCTGTTCAGTTTCTTTAAAGggaaatgcatgtcatttttaatgatttttaattcacttttcaaaagttggcaaatagattttaaaaatggctAAATTTATTGCTAGGTGTTTCAGAAGAAAAGTTGCTAAATCTAGCACCAAAATTGCAAAGGTGGCAACACTGATTGCAAGctaatttaaccttttttttatatataaaatactctCACCAGAGCAGATGACTCCAACATCTCGTCTATGAGAACATTCAGCTCGACTCCATGAAGAGATGGAACATTCTGAGAGTTTTGTTTCATTCCCGTCACAATCAAACACATCAGCCCAGATTTCACCACTTCCCTCTCCAAACCAGTCTGATCCCACAACAGACACAGCAATCCCACAATTCAGCTGTCTACAGAGGACACTGGCAGCTCTCATATCCCAGCATGCATCACACACTGTGCCCCACTCATTGATGAATCGAAGCTCCACTCTTCCAGAACAAGAGTCTGAACCATTTACCAGTCTGAGATCAGTGTAACCTGGACAAACAACagagtttatttaaatggtatgAAACATGCAAAAGAAATATGTTTGACAAAACCTACCAGAACATAACAGTCCAATGTCATTCTCATGGGTACAGTTGTATTTGAGAGATGATGATGTTGGACAGAAAGATATAAAAGATTCATTTCCTctgcactgaatctcttgtgtccacatctgagcgtctcctttgccaaaagcagctgctcccagcacctgtacaggagccccacagtccagctctctacacacaacctctgcatcctgctggtcaaaggcagcgtCACACACTGTGTGCCATGTGTTCCCATGAATCAACTCTAATCTCCCAGAGCAGAGGTGAGACCCGTCAACAAGCCTAGACTGTTTGTGAtctatatattacataaaaacacacacaaaaagtggTTATTCAGAGTGATATGCCAAAAGtatatttcatacatttactttttaagttACTAAACCCAGGTCTGCTCATGATGTATTTCTAATTTCCcagtgcacaaaaaataaaatatgataaaattaaaaaagaaaaaagaaatatgcaatgttctaattatttcattttatttttgtagcaaaACTGTAAAGCAGATTGGATAGGCTCACCTGAGCATCTGACTCCAGCATCTAGAGAATGAGCACAGTAATGTTTACCCCATCCTCTTGATCTACAGTCCTTCAGTGTTGACTCTGATCCACTACAGGCTACATTATCCATCCAGATTGGTCCTGATCCTGGTCCAAATTGACCATATTGTGGTGCTTGTAAAGCCTCTCCACATCccagttctctacacaccactgcagcatcagTCATATCCCAGTTATAAccacacactgttccccactgacctctATGATGAACCTCCACTCGACCAGCAGAGGGACTGTTACCACCAACCAACCTAACAGTCTCTAAATCAGTacatgaaagagagagaaagggatTTAATCACAGTAGTAGAACAGAAGTtggtaaatgcaaatatttagaCATATTTTGAACTGGACAAATAAAGCTAAACAAgagtatattacaaataaacttCATCATTAAATTCAATGCAAACAAAtagtttatttgtgttgttgttgcattttttttaacaattgctTATACACTCTTTCTGAAACAATGGTTAATTTTCTctaaactctacacacaaaccCCCGAAAAGACACAACATTCAAAACAGCACACATCTCCTACAATAACAAAATTGATTTCAAAACTGTTTAAGTTTTCTCAATTGTTTTTCCACCGTaactatataaaacaaacaatcaaatgaTTAACTTTTATACACGGCAACAACACAAGGATGTGACAATAGTAAAATGCCACACGCGGTTCCTAAGGTGTTTCTAGGTGGTAgctagggcattgctaagcggttgctagggtgttgtgggcaGTTGCTAAAGCATTGCTATGGTGGCTGATCGTTACTATGGAGTTTTATAGAGTTCTGAGCATGTTCTTAGCCTGATTTAGCACATGCTAGCATGTGTAGCATGCATAATGGAAGTTTTGTTTGCTAGCATGAGTCAGACGTAACgagcctggtttgaaaatgtgAGAAGcagaaagtacagatatttgtgtaaaaacgTAAGGAGTGAAggtaaaaagtagtcagaaaaataaatagtgaagtaaagtactgatatatatatatatatatatatatatagctaaaATATAGCCCAACTCTCTTCAATGACACGGTCAATTTGACACATGGGTCTATGACAAACAGTTTTGTGCTTAAGTTTAGTGTGGAAGAAGAATGTAAGACAAAGATATGCAGGAGAACAATAGTGATGCTTTGCCTTTGGCAAGAACCACTAATAAAGGTTAATATTGAAATCTTACCAGAACATATCAGTCCCACACTGTTTTCTTGAGAGCACTGTATGTCATGTGAAGTTGGACACAAtcgaatgaatgattcatttcctctgcactgaatctcttgtgtccacatctgaTTGTCTTCTTTGTCAAAAGTagctgctcccagcacctgtacaggagccccacagtccagctctctacacacaacctctgcatcctgctggtcaaaggcagcgtCACACACTGACACCCACGTTTGATTATGACGGATCTCTAACCTCCCAGAGCAGTGAGAACCTCCAACCAGCCTGacttctgaagaaagaaagaaaaagaaacattgGTAACACAGGTGAGAACCAGCAACAAGACTAGATCTTAAGGTTGAGGTTTCTAGTAATATTTACACAACACAGAAGACCATCTGTAACTTTAATTATGATATAGACATAAAACCAACAGcatgtcagtgtttatttttaatggataAAGGTTTtagacaataaaataatattgttgaTGAGTTgctctaaaaataaattacatcaaaatattttacatttcatacaTGGTGTCTGAATGGATGAAAGTCTGATGAGTGTTGCAGTAACAGTGTAATGTATGGAGCAGCTCACCAGAGCATCTGACTCCAGCATCTTCACTATGACCACAGTCATTAACACCCCATCCTCCTGACCTACAGTTCTTCAGTGTTGACTCTGATCCACTACAGTCCACATCATTCATCCAGACTGGTCCTGATCCTTCTCCGAAATGAGCCTTATCATCACCCAGAGCCTCTACAGGTTCTCCACAGTccagttctctacacaccactgcagcatcagTCATATCCCAGTCATtatcacacactgttccccactgacctctATGAAGAACCTCCACTCTGCCACTGCAGGGACTGTTACCACCAACCAACCTAACACTCTCTAAATCAGAacatgaaagagagagaaagggatTTAATCACAGTAGTAGAACAGAAGTtggtaaatgcaaatatttagaCATATTTTGAACTAGACAAATAAAGCTAAACAAgagtatattacaaataaacttCATCATTCAATTCAATGCAAACAAATAGTTTATTGGTGttgttgttacatttttttttaacaattgctTACACACTCTTTCTGAAACGATGGCTCATTTTCTctaaactctacacacaaaacCCCCGAAAAGACACAACATTCAAAACAGCACACATCTCCTACAATAACAAAATTGATTTCAAAACTGTTTAAGTTTTCTCAATTGTTTTTCCACCGTaactatataaaacaaacaatcaaatgaTTAACTTTTATACATGGCAACTACAGAAGGATGTGACAATAGTAAAATGCCGCACGCAGTTACTAAGGTGTTTCTAAGTGGTAgctagggcattgctaagcggttgctagggtgttgtgggcaGTTGCTAAAGCATTGCTATGGTGGCTGATCGTTACTATGGAGTTTTATAGAGTTCTGAGCATGTTCTTAGCCTGATTTAGCACATGCTAGCATGTGTAGCATGCATCATGGAAGTCTTGTTTGCTAGCATGAGTCAAAAGAGGAAAAGCCCCATGTTTCTATGACACTTCTATTCAAAGATCCcttgttgatctgtttaaatggAAGTCcatggggtggttgctaggctgtagCTATGAAGATTATAGGTCATTACTTATTGGTTACTtgaaaaaataagtcaaatgaGTGTAACACAGGTGAGAACCAGCAACAAGACTAGATCTTAAGGTTGAGGTTTCTAGTAATATTTACACAACACAGAAGACCATCTGAAACTTTAATTATGATATAGACATAAAACCAACAGcatgtcagtgtttatttttaatggataAAGGTTTTaggcaataaaataatttttttgatgagttgctctaaaaataaattacatcaaaatattttacatttcatacaTGGTGTCTGAATGGATGAAAGTCTGATGAGTGTTGCAGTAACAGTGTAATGTATGGAGCAGCTCACCAGAGCATCTgactccagcatcttcaccATGACCACAGTTATTAACACCCCATCCTCCTGATGTACAGTTCTTCAATGTTGACTCTGATCCACTACAGTCCACATCATCCATCCAGATTGGTCCTGATCCTTCTCCGAAATGAGCCTTATCATCACCCAGAGCCTCTACAGCCTCCCCACAGTccagttctctacacaccactgcagcatcagTCATATCCCACTCATCATCACACACTGTCCCCCACTGACCATCATGATGAACCTCTACTCGACCAGCACAGAGACTGTTGTCACTGACCAACCTAACAGTTTTGAAGTCTATACATGAAAGAGGGATTTAGCCAGTAGAACAGCCCACAATCATCTGTAGACTTCATACAAAAACTTACAATCATATGAAGAATTCAGATGCAAAAAACTTTATATCCATctgagatttttcttttaaattagcatttttattagactcctataaaaaataacattggacatttttgaaaataaggcCTTCAATAACTGAATAACATCCTTTTATTTGCCATTAAAGTGAAATTATTGAACCTAAACagaggagcctgataaaaatgctcatttaaaataaaaaaaaatctcagacagagtttt is a window encoding:
- the LOC127161360 gene encoding deleted in malignant brain tumors 1 protein-like, producing the protein MTDAAVVCRELDCGEPVEALGDNKAHFGEGSGQIWMNDVDCSGSESTLKNCRSGGWGVNNCGHGEDAGVRCSGVRLVGGSRCSGRLQILHDQTWMSVCDAAFDQQDAEVVCRELDCGAPVQVLGAAAFDKGDNQMWTQEIQCRGNESFIRLCPTSHDIQCSQENSVGLICSETVRLVGGNSPCSGRVEVLHRGQWGTVCDNGWDMTDAAVVCRELDCGEAVEALGDDEAHFGPGSGPIWMDKVACSESESTLKGCRSKGWGEHNCGHGEDAGVRCSDHKQSRLVDGSHLCSGRLELFHGNTWHTVCDAAFDQQDAEVVCRELDCGAPVQVLGAAAFGKGDAQMCIMN
- the LOC127161361 gene encoding scavenger receptor cysteine-rich type 1 protein M130, yielding MISSVVSNKVTVSVIGSCESLSLFRGLTGASFFSVFEGADEKLVLTESNRRCNEQKKMEGCLTFILLSSMIIITTSDFKTVRLVSDNSLCAGRVEVHHDGQWGTVCDDEWDMTDAAVVCRELDCGEAVEALGDDKAHFGEGSGPIWMDDVDCSGSESTLKNCTSGGWGVNNCGHGEDAGVRCSEVRLVGGSHCSGRLEIRHNQTWVSVCDAAFDQQDAEVVCRELDCGAPVQVLGAATFDKEDNQMWTQEIQCRGNESFIRLCPTSHDIQCSQENSVGLICSETVRLVGGNSPSAGRVEVHHRGQWGTVCGYNWDMTDAAVVCRELGCGEALQAPQYGQFGPGSGPIWMDNVACSGSESTLKDCRSRGWGKHYCAHSLDAGVRCSDHKQSRLVDGSHLCSGRLELIHGNTWHTVCDAAFDQQDAEVVCRELDCGAPVQVLGAAAFGKGDAQMWTQEIQCRGNESFISFCPTSSSLKYNCTHENDIGLLCSGYTDLRLVNGSDSCSGRVELRFINEWGTVCDACWDMRAASVLCRQLNCGIAVSVVGSDWFGEGSGEIWADVFDCDGNETKLSECSISSWSRAECSHRRDVGVICSETEQHISLERAV